A stretch of Caenibius tardaugens NBRC 16725 DNA encodes these proteins:
- a CDS encoding FAD-binding oxidoreductase, with product MMGEVAATTGLALDGLRAMFGDRFSDRHAVREHHGRAETFFPAMLPDAVIYPHSTEEVAAAVRHCAAHQIPIIPYGVGTSLEGHFLALHGGVCIDLSQMNHLLRVSEEDLDCTVEPGVTRKQLNEELRHTGLFFPIDPGADATIGGMAATRASGTNAVRYGTMRQNVLGLTVVLPDGRIIHTGGRARKSSAGYDLTGLFVGSEGTLGIITEVTVRLYGQPEAISSGVCEFETLRGAVDTVIQTIQLGIPVARIELVDELQIRAVNQYSGTKLAERPTLFLEFHGTPAGVAEQSTQFGEIAAAQGGDGFRWTTNTEERTALWEARHKALYADMALRPGGTAISTDVCVPISRLCECITQTRAAVDASGLIGPIVGHVGDGNFHVVLVFDPESADEVAKVKALSEQIVELALAHGGTCTGEHGIGMGKKGYLIEEHGEAVDVMRAIKRAIDPAGIMNPGKVFDA from the coding sequence ATGATGGGCGAAGTAGCGGCGACAACAGGCCTTGCGTTGGATGGGCTGCGCGCGATGTTTGGTGACCGCTTCAGTGACCGGCACGCCGTGCGGGAACATCATGGCAGGGCGGAAACGTTCTTTCCCGCAATGTTGCCGGATGCGGTCATCTATCCGCATTCGACCGAGGAAGTGGCCGCGGCGGTCAGGCATTGCGCAGCACACCAGATTCCCATCATTCCCTACGGTGTCGGAACCTCGCTCGAAGGGCATTTTCTCGCACTGCACGGCGGTGTCTGCATCGATCTGTCGCAGATGAACCACCTGTTGCGCGTCAGCGAAGAAGATCTCGACTGCACGGTTGAGCCGGGGGTGACACGCAAGCAGTTGAACGAGGAACTGCGTCACACCGGGCTGTTTTTTCCGATCGATCCCGGCGCCGATGCAACAATCGGCGGGATGGCGGCAACACGCGCATCCGGGACCAACGCCGTGCGTTATGGCACCATGCGTCAGAATGTCCTTGGGCTGACCGTGGTTCTGCCGGACGGGCGCATTATCCACACGGGTGGGCGGGCGCGAAAATCGTCGGCAGGTTATGACCTGACAGGGCTGTTTGTCGGTTCGGAAGGGACGCTGGGCATTATTACCGAAGTGACGGTGCGCCTTTATGGTCAGCCTGAAGCCATTTCTTCCGGCGTCTGCGAATTCGAAACGCTGCGCGGGGCCGTGGATACGGTGATCCAGACGATCCAGCTTGGCATTCCCGTTGCGCGGATCGAGCTGGTGGATGAATTGCAGATTCGGGCCGTCAACCAGTATTCCGGTACGAAGCTGGCCGAACGCCCGACACTGTTCCTGGAATTTCACGGGACACCGGCAGGGGTGGCGGAACAGTCCACCCAGTTTGGCGAGATCGCCGCGGCACAGGGGGGCGATGGGTTCCGCTGGACGACCAATACCGAAGAGCGCACCGCACTGTGGGAGGCGCGACACAAGGCGCTCTATGCGGATATGGCGTTGCGTCCGGGTGGTACGGCCATATCGACCGATGTCTGCGTGCCGATCTCACGCCTGTGTGAATGCATTACGCAGACCCGCGCGGCTGTCGATGCGAGCGGCCTGATCGGACCGATCGTAGGCCATGTTGGCGATGGCAATTTTCACGTCGTGCTGGTGTTCGATCCTGAATCTGCCGACGAAGTGGCGAAAGTGAAGGCGCTGTCGGAACAGATTGTGGAACTGGCCCTGGCCCATGGCGGAACCTGTACTGGCGAACACGGCATAGGCATGGGGAAGAAGGGATATCTGATTGAAGAACATGGTGAAGCCGTCGATGTCATGCGGGCGATCAAACGTGCGATCGATCCGGCCGGTATCATGAATCCGGGGAAGGTTTTTGACGCTTAA
- a CDS encoding PilZ domain-containing protein yields the protein MDNRRDARFTLLIRAAKLIAPNGEYMCILRDASVGGVRAQIFHALPPGKDFTLELPNGDCHAMEVVWERDGHAGFRFRNPVELPELIGGASAYPKRPVRLEIQLPAELSTLDGRIADVTIRNLSQYGMRIDCTARLAIDQVVRINAEQLPSLTGRIRWRGRNAYGLVLDHTFRFEELARLVGVLQQGNAVRAHNSSQFNGLTFDA from the coding sequence ATGGATAATCGTCGCGATGCGCGATTTACTCTTTTGATACGCGCAGCAAAATTGATCGCACCGAATGGCGAATATATGTGTATCCTGCGGGATGCATCCGTCGGCGGGGTGAGGGCGCAGATTTTTCATGCCTTGCCACCGGGTAAGGACTTCACGCTGGAACTGCCTAATGGCGATTGTCATGCGATGGAAGTGGTCTGGGAACGTGATGGCCACGCCGGTTTCCGTTTCAGGAATCCGGTGGAACTGCCGGAGTTGATCGGTGGGGCGAGTGCTTACCCCAAACGACCGGTACGGTTGGAGATCCAGCTTCCTGCGGAATTGAGCACGTTGGACGGGCGCATTGCCGATGTGACGATCCGTAATCTCTCGCAATACGGAATGCGGATCGATTGCACCGCGCGCCTCGCGATTGATCAGGTTGTTCGGATTAATGCGGAACAATTGCCTTCGTTGACTGGCCGTATTCGCTGGCGGGGACGCAATGCCTATGGGCTGGTGCTGGACCACACTTTTCGGTTCGAAGAACTGGCCCGACTGGTGGGGGTCTTGCAGCAGGGTAATGCGGTTCGGGCCCACAATTCCTCGCAGTTCAATGGATTAACCTTCGACGCGTGA
- a CDS encoding ABC transporter permease, whose protein sequence is MNPARLSLFQAAFVIAWRDFVAVLFSRAFFFFLLGPLFPVIVGAMAGSIGVRVAQTEGPVIGIAMSAPDRDALIAAHERLAPRLGGNLPAMRPVNGAAADPGTELTRPGANWAAIISGTLSQPVLTGPGDAIDHWQGPISLLAAEAIAGNAREFPTVTLSAIATSGAKENSGRLRTAQAAQTLLFLLTMLLAGMVLSNLVEEKGNKVIEILAAAIPMDAVFLGKLFAMLGVSLVGIAVWTAVGGALFALAGHSLPALPVPAVGWPRFLLLGVAYFGMAYLLLGSIFLAIGAMAATVRDVQTLSMPVTMLQLIVFFFASYALTQPDGPVEWAAIAFPLSSPFAMLARAAREPALWPHIAALLWQALAVGIFVRTGAAMFRRRVMKSAGARGKRGGLGSALRNLFARTPDEAQPADKVSAQPR, encoded by the coding sequence ATGAACCCGGCCCGTCTTTCGCTGTTTCAGGCGGCTTTCGTTATCGCCTGGCGCGATTTCGTGGCGGTCCTGTTCAGCCGCGCCTTCTTCTTCTTCCTGCTCGGCCCGCTGTTTCCGGTGATTGTCGGGGCCATGGCCGGCTCTATCGGGGTTCGTGTCGCACAGACGGAAGGGCCCGTAATCGGGATCGCCATGTCCGCGCCCGATCGCGATGCCCTGATCGCCGCGCATGAACGGCTCGCGCCCCGGCTAGGCGGAAATCTGCCCGCCATGCGCCCGGTCAACGGCGCGGCCGCCGATCCCGGCACGGAACTGACCCGCCCCGGCGCGAACTGGGCTGCCATTATCAGCGGTACACTCAGCCAGCCGGTGCTGACCGGGCCGGGTGATGCCATCGACCACTGGCAGGGACCGATCTCGCTGCTGGCGGCCGAAGCAATCGCGGGCAACGCCCGGGAATTCCCGACCGTCACCCTGTCGGCCATCGCAACCAGTGGCGCCAAGGAAAACAGTGGCCGCCTGCGCACGGCACAGGCCGCGCAAACCTTGCTGTTCCTGCTGACCATGCTGTTGGCGGGCATGGTGCTATCCAATCTCGTGGAAGAAAAAGGCAACAAGGTCATTGAGATTCTTGCCGCCGCCATTCCGATGGATGCAGTGTTTCTCGGCAAACTCTTTGCCATGCTGGGGGTTTCTCTGGTCGGTATCGCGGTGTGGACGGCGGTGGGTGGCGCGCTGTTCGCGCTGGCCGGACACAGCCTTCCCGCCCTTCCCGTCCCCGCGGTCGGCTGGCCCCGCTTTCTGCTGCTGGGTGTCGCCTATTTCGGTATGGCCTATCTGCTGCTGGGCTCGATCTTCCTTGCGATCGGGGCGATGGCGGCCACCGTGCGCGACGTGCAAACGCTTTCGATGCCGGTCACCATGCTGCAACTGATCGTGTTCTTCTTTGCCAGCTACGCCCTGACCCAGCCCGACGGACCGGTGGAATGGGCCGCTATCGCATTTCCCCTCAGTTCACCGTTCGCCATGCTGGCTCGCGCCGCCCGCGAACCTGCGTTGTGGCCGCATATCGCGGCGTTGCTGTGGCAGGCATTGGCCGTGGGTATATTCGTCCGCACAGGCGCCGCGATGTTCCGGCGGCGGGTAATGAAATCGGCGGGCGCCCGCGGGAAACGCGGTGGGCTGGGTTCTGCGCTGCGAAACCTGTTCGCCCGCACCCCTGATGAGGCCCAACCCGCTGATAAAGTTAGCGCCCAGCCGCGCTGA
- a CDS encoding ABC transporter ATP-binding protein produces MKMELGEQFAVGNTQRPLAIEARGLVKRFGDTLAVDGVDIAVPEGAIYGILGPNGAGKTTTLRMLLGIIDPDAGVRRVFGHDRPHEIARLIGYLPEERGLYPTMKASEAIAFMGALRGLPLKEGRLRGRELLERHGLGHAADKQIRHLSKGMAQTVQLLGSLVHRPRLVVFDEPFSGLDALNQGKLERMIRGLADDGTTVIFSTHVIAHAERLCEGIAIIAGGKVPFAGDVDVARDRIPPQVRLETRVSDGPWRRALPADARAESKPGGSTFWNFSLPASGVEPLLRALIEGDAGILSLSIERAGLHDAFVAIAGEAAARALESDGEEGDAQ; encoded by the coding sequence ATGAAAATGGAGCTAGGCGAACAGTTTGCCGTGGGCAACACACAGCGTCCACTGGCGATCGAGGCACGGGGGCTGGTCAAGCGTTTCGGCGACACGCTGGCCGTGGACGGGGTGGATATCGCGGTCCCCGAAGGGGCGATATACGGCATTCTCGGGCCGAACGGCGCTGGCAAGACCACCACCTTGCGCATGCTGTTGGGGATTATCGATCCCGACGCCGGGGTGCGCCGCGTGTTCGGCCATGATCGCCCGCACGAAATCGCCCGGCTGATCGGCTATCTCCCTGAAGAACGCGGGCTTTACCCGACGATGAAAGCCAGTGAAGCGATCGCTTTCATGGGGGCGCTGCGGGGGCTTCCTCTGAAAGAAGGGCGCCTGCGCGGGCGCGAACTGCTCGAACGCCATGGCCTGGGCCATGCCGCTGACAAGCAGATACGCCACTTGTCCAAAGGGATGGCCCAGACGGTGCAACTGCTCGGATCGCTGGTGCACCGGCCCCGACTGGTGGTGTTCGATGAACCTTTTTCCGGTCTCGACGCGCTGAATCAGGGCAAGCTGGAACGGATGATTCGCGGCCTTGCGGACGATGGCACCACCGTGATTTTCTCCACCCACGTGATCGCTCATGCCGAACGTCTGTGCGAAGGCATTGCCATCATTGCCGGGGGCAAAGTGCCGTTTGCCGGGGATGTCGATGTGGCGCGCGACCGCATCCCGCCACAGGTCCGGCTGGAAACGCGCGTGTCTGACGGCCCGTGGCGCCGGGCGCTGCCTGCCGATGCACGCGCCGAATCGAAGCCGGGCGGCAGCACCTTCTGGAACTTCTCGCTGCCCGCCAGCGGGGTCGAACCGCTGCTGCGCGCCCTGATCGAAGGCGATGCAGGGATTCTCTCGCTCTCCATCGAACGCGCTGGCCTCCACGATGCCTTCGTCGCCATTGCTGGCGAAGCGGCGGCCCGTGCGCTCGAATCCGATGGCGAGGAAGGAGACGCACAATGA
- the queG gene encoding tRNA epoxyqueuosine(34) reductase QueG: MVNNTATNALKDRFIAEARRQGFVAIGFAPAVDDALRGQRLDAWLADGAHGDMGWMADRADVRRGPAAMWPEARSVIALGMSYAPAIDPMALDGVPDRARISTYAQGADYHDVMKKALKRLARWLVAEAAQDGLGEIRLKLFVDTAPVMEKPLAAQAGLGWQGKHTNLVSRTHGSWLFLGAIYCTIDFPADAPHDDRCGSCDACQQACPTAAFPAPYQLDARRCISYLTIELKGPIPREFRKAMGNRIYGCDDCLAACPWNKFAQVGARNRAFLPRAELTAPRLAELLTLDDAGFRALFSGSPIKRIGRDRFVRNCLIAAGNSGDQALLAPVAALVADPDPVVAEAAAWALAELTAVP, translated from the coding sequence TTGGTTAACAATACCGCCACTAATGCTCTGAAGGATCGGTTTATCGCCGAGGCGCGGCGGCAAGGCTTCGTCGCGATCGGGTTCGCCCCGGCGGTGGACGATGCTTTGCGCGGGCAACGGCTGGATGCGTGGCTCGCAGATGGAGCGCACGGCGATATGGGGTGGATGGCCGATCGCGCGGATGTCCGGCGTGGCCCGGCCGCCATGTGGCCCGAAGCACGCAGCGTGATCGCCCTGGGGATGAGCTATGCCCCGGCGATAGACCCGATGGCCCTGGACGGCGTGCCCGATCGTGCGCGCATATCCACTTATGCGCAGGGCGCGGATTATCACGATGTCATGAAAAAGGCGCTCAAGCGGTTGGCGCGCTGGCTGGTCGCCGAAGCGGCGCAGGATGGGTTGGGGGAGATCCGGCTCAAGCTGTTCGTCGATACCGCGCCCGTCATGGAAAAGCCGCTGGCGGCGCAGGCCGGGCTTGGCTGGCAGGGCAAACATACCAATCTGGTAAGCCGCACACATGGCAGCTGGCTGTTCCTCGGCGCGATCTATTGCACGATCGATTTCCCGGCGGATGCGCCGCACGACGATCGTTGCGGATCATGCGATGCGTGCCAGCAGGCATGCCCCACGGCGGCGTTCCCCGCACCCTATCAGCTCGATGCCCGGCGCTGTATCAGTTACCTGACGATCGAGCTGAAAGGGCCGATCCCCCGCGAATTCCGCAAGGCGATGGGCAACCGCATCTATGGTTGCGACGATTGTCTGGCGGCCTGCCCGTGGAACAAGTTCGCCCAGGTGGGGGCCCGCAACCGCGCGTTCCTGCCGCGCGCCGAATTGACCGCGCCGCGGCTGGCAGAGCTTCTGACTTTGGACGACGCCGGGTTTCGCGCGCTGTTTTCCGGTTCGCCGATCAAACGCATCGGGCGCGACCGGTTCGTCCGCAATTGCCTGATCGCTGCAGGCAACAGCGGCGATCAGGCCCTGCTTGCACCCGTTGCCGCGCTGGTGGCCGATCCCGATCCCGTGGTGGCGGAAGCGGCCGCGTGGGCGCTGGCGGAACTTACAGCAGTTCCTTGA
- a CDS encoding NAD(P)/FAD-dependent oxidoreductase: MDKADIVIVGAGHGGAQAAIALRQNKFEGSVMMIGRDSEPPYERPPLSKEYFAREKEFERIYIRPPQFWADKDIDLRLNSTVTAVDPAAHTLTLADGSTVEYGKLIWATGGDPRRLPLPGGDLEGVHGVRDRADADRMMAELDGGAKRIVVIGGGYIGLEAAAVLTKLGCSVTLLEALPRVLARVAGEQLSEFYQNEHLGKGVDLRLDVAIDSLEGVSGKVTGVKLASGEVLPADMVVVGIGIVPAVAPLIAAGAAGANGVDVDQFCRTSLPDIYAIGDCAAHANAFADGAVIRLESVQNANDMANTAVKDILGEQHPYHALPWFWSNQFDLKLQTAGLSIGHDQTVLRGDPATRSFSVIYLKGGKVIALDCVNAVKDYVQGRKLVEAGAILTAEQLADTGTPLKELL; encoded by the coding sequence ATGGACAAGGCAGATATCGTCATCGTCGGCGCGGGTCATGGTGGGGCACAGGCCGCCATCGCGCTAAGGCAGAACAAGTTCGAAGGCTCGGTCATGATGATCGGCCGCGACAGCGAACCCCCTTACGAACGGCCACCCCTGTCCAAGGAATATTTCGCGCGCGAGAAGGAATTCGAACGGATCTATATCCGTCCGCCGCAGTTCTGGGCCGACAAGGATATCGACCTGCGTCTCAATTCCACGGTCACGGCAGTCGATCCGGCGGCGCATACACTTACGCTCGCGGATGGATCGACAGTCGAATATGGCAAGCTGATCTGGGCGACAGGCGGCGACCCGCGCCGTCTGCCGTTGCCAGGTGGCGATCTGGAAGGCGTTCACGGCGTGCGCGATCGCGCCGATGCCGATCGCATGATGGCCGAACTCGATGGCGGCGCCAAACGGATCGTGGTGATCGGCGGCGGCTATATCGGGCTGGAAGCCGCAGCCGTGCTGACCAAGCTGGGTTGCTCGGTCACCTTGCTGGAAGCCCTGCCCCGGGTTCTGGCCCGTGTTGCCGGTGAACAGCTTTCCGAATTCTATCAGAACGAACATCTCGGCAAAGGCGTCGATCTCCGCCTCGATGTCGCGATTGACAGCCTCGAAGGCGTAAGCGGCAAGGTGACCGGCGTGAAGCTGGCCAGCGGCGAAGTGCTGCCCGCCGACATGGTGGTTGTCGGAATCGGCATCGTGCCTGCGGTTGCGCCATTGATTGCCGCCGGCGCCGCCGGTGCCAACGGGGTGGATGTCGATCAGTTCTGCCGCACATCCCTGCCGGATATCTATGCGATCGGCGATTGCGCCGCCCATGCCAATGCTTTTGCCGACGGCGCGGTTATCCGGCTGGAATCGGTGCAGAACGCCAACGATATGGCCAATACCGCGGTCAAGGATATCCTCGGCGAACAGCATCCCTATCACGCGCTGCCGTGGTTCTGGTCGAACCAGTTCGATCTCAAGCTGCAGACCGCCGGGCTATCCATCGGGCATGACCAGACGGTGTTGCGCGGCGATCCGGCCACCCGCAGTTTCTCGGTGATCTATCTCAAGGGTGGCAAGGTCATCGCGCTCGACTGCGTCAATGCGGTCAAGGACTATGTGCAGGGCCGCAAGCTGGTGGAAGCTGGCGCCATACTCACGGCGGAGCAACTCGCCGATACCGGCACCCCGCTCAAGGAACTGCTGTAA
- a CDS encoding LLM class flavin-dependent oxidoreductase, whose translation MIPISILDTVPVSEGCTPRDAMLASAALAQIAEEQGYARFWIAEHHAMDGIGGAATSVVLAHIGHATRTIRIGSGGIMLPNHNPFVIAEQFGTLDALFPGRIDLGLGRAPGADGRIANAMRKNIGQAAEYFPQDVIDLRTYFEGKADVALKPNPGWGANVEMWMLGSSLFGAQLAAQLGMPYAFASHFAPDHLDAALTLYRDRFVPSEQLDRPHVMAGMTVFTAETDREAQILASSQEQMYVALRTGQPGKILPPLPDYRESLPIQAQAMLAHVGQAAAVGSPATVRAAIGRFLERTQADELILSGATFDPAARRHGLVLTKDALSG comes from the coding sequence ATGATCCCGATTTCCATTCTCGATACTGTTCCCGTCAGCGAAGGCTGCACCCCGCGCGATGCCATGCTGGCCAGTGCTGCGCTGGCGCAGATCGCCGAAGAACAGGGCTATGCCCGGTTCTGGATCGCGGAACACCACGCGATGGACGGAATCGGCGGGGCGGCGACATCGGTCGTGCTGGCGCATATCGGCCATGCCACCCGCACAATCCGCATTGGATCGGGCGGAATCATGCTGCCCAATCACAATCCTTTCGTGATCGCGGAACAGTTCGGCACACTGGACGCGCTGTTTCCGGGGCGGATCGATCTGGGCCTTGGCCGGGCACCGGGCGCCGATGGGCGCATCGCCAATGCCATGCGCAAGAATATCGGTCAGGCGGCCGAATACTTCCCGCAGGACGTGATCGACCTGCGCACCTATTTCGAAGGCAAAGCGGACGTTGCGCTGAAGCCCAACCCCGGCTGGGGGGCGAATGTCGAAATGTGGATGCTCGGCTCCAGCCTGTTCGGCGCCCAACTGGCGGCGCAACTGGGCATGCCCTATGCTTTCGCCAGCCATTTCGCGCCTGATCACCTCGATGCGGCGCTGACGCTTTACCGCGACAGGTTCGTCCCGTCCGAACAGCTCGACCGCCCCCATGTCATGGCGGGGATGACGGTGTTCACGGCGGAAACCGATCGCGAAGCACAGATTCTCGCCAGTTCGCAGGAACAGATGTACGTGGCGCTGCGCACCGGGCAACCGGGCAAGATTCTCCCGCCGCTCCCCGATTACCGGGAAAGCCTGCCGATTCAAGCGCAGGCGATGCTGGCCCATGTCGGGCAGGCAGCAGCCGTCGGCAGCCCCGCCACCGTGCGCGCGGCCATCGGGCGCTTTCTCGAACGCACGCAAGCGGACGAACTGATTCTGTCAGGGGCAACTTTCGACCCGGCGGCACGGCGACATGGCCTCGTGCTGACGAAAGATGCGCTTTCGGGCTGA
- a CDS encoding tetratricopeptide repeat protein → MSLLLPLLAHTATPALTPPDVSGLPPTASDSQPAKRRRPAPSASKPTETVAAPAPDATSDRLQTCLHQAQSDPDNAIKTAGDWLSESKGGAKAFAYQCLGAALAQLGSWQEAEYAFQQGREVLPVTETVQRARLAAMAGNAALAEERYDAALASLDLASTGAVNSGDNALIAGIAIDRARALANLGRLAETGEALATARQAGPNNADAWLLSATLARREGKLAEAQGYIEKAAALRPVDLEIGLEAGVIAMLSGREDAARKSWKSVVDADPASPEAQIAQSYIAQLDKP, encoded by the coding sequence ATGTCCCTGCTTCTTCCGCTTCTGGCCCATACCGCAACGCCCGCGTTGACCCCGCCCGATGTGTCCGGCCTGCCGCCCACGGCATCCGACAGCCAGCCCGCCAAACGGCGGCGGCCCGCGCCCTCCGCTTCGAAGCCCACCGAAACGGTGGCCGCGCCGGCCCCGGATGCCACATCCGACCGGCTGCAGACCTGCCTCCATCAGGCGCAGTCCGATCCCGACAATGCGATCAAGACGGCGGGCGACTGGCTCTCCGAAAGCAAGGGCGGAGCGAAGGCCTTTGCCTATCAGTGCCTCGGCGCGGCGCTGGCCCAGCTCGGCAGCTGGCAGGAAGCTGAATATGCTTTCCAGCAGGGGCGTGAAGTCCTGCCGGTCACCGAAACCGTGCAACGGGCCCGCCTTGCCGCCATGGCGGGCAATGCCGCGCTTGCGGAAGAACGCTATGACGCGGCGCTCGCCTCGCTCGATCTCGCCAGCACCGGTGCGGTCAACAGCGGCGACAATGCCCTGATCGCAGGCATTGCCATCGATCGCGCCCGGGCACTTGCCAATCTTGGCCGCCTTGCCGAAACCGGCGAAGCGCTGGCCACCGCCCGGCAGGCTGGCCCCAACAATGCCGATGCCTGGCTGCTGTCGGCCACGTTGGCCCGCCGCGAAGGCAAACTGGCCGAAGCGCAAGGCTATATCGAAAAGGCCGCGGCGCTGCGCCCGGTGGATCTTGAAATCGGGCTGGAAGCAGGGGTCATCGCCATGCTGTCAGGCCGCGAAGATGCCGCGCGCAAGAGCTGGAAATCGGTGGTGGACGCCGATCCCGCCAGCCCCGAAGCCCAGATTGCGCAGTCCTATATTGCCCAGTTGGACAAACCATGA
- a CDS encoding alpha/beta hydrolase has translation MNDILFHDMPDGRKIACRFTAGPGPALVFLPGYMSDMAGGKATAVFDWARDQGRACLLLDYSGCGESPGSFADGTLSRWREEVLALIDAYLPQQPVVLIGSSMGGWLMLLVGRMLGNRLAGLVGIAAAPDFTRWGTTEADKARLAAGETVYEDNPYGPEPTPTHAGFWQDGEQSLQLESDIPITCPVRLLHGQNDADVPWHIALRLAERLRSPDVQVILVKDGEHRFSRESDIDLMLRTIAALPGTART, from the coding sequence ATGAACGACATCCTGTTCCACGATATGCCAGACGGGCGAAAAATCGCCTGTCGCTTTACCGCCGGGCCCGGCCCGGCACTGGTCTTTCTGCCCGGCTACATGTCCGACATGGCGGGCGGCAAGGCCACCGCCGTGTTCGACTGGGCGCGGGATCAGGGCCGTGCATGCCTGCTGCTCGACTATTCCGGCTGCGGCGAAAGCCCGGGCAGCTTTGCCGATGGCACGCTGTCGCGCTGGCGCGAGGAAGTGCTGGCGCTGATCGATGCCTACCTTCCGCAACAGCCGGTCGTGCTGATCGGATCGTCCATGGGCGGCTGGCTGATGCTGCTTGTCGGACGCATGCTGGGCAACCGGCTGGCAGGGCTTGTCGGCATTGCCGCCGCGCCCGATTTCACCCGCTGGGGCACGACGGAGGCGGACAAGGCGCGGCTCGCGGCCGGAGAAACCGTGTACGAGGACAACCCCTACGGCCCGGAACCAACGCCGACTCACGCCGGATTCTGGCAGGATGGCGAACAATCGCTGCAGCTCGAATCGGATATCCCGATCACGTGCCCGGTGCGCTTGCTGCATGGGCAGAATGACGCGGATGTGCCGTGGCACATCGCCTTGCGGCTGGCGGAACGCCTGCGTTCACCCGATGTGCAGGTCATTCTGGTCAAGGACGGCGAACATCGCTTCTCCCGCGAGTCCGACATCGATCTGATGCTGCGGACGATCGCGGCCCTGCCCGGAACTGCCCGCACATGA